A single genomic interval of Brassica oleracea mitochondrion, complete genome harbors:
- the nad2 gene encoding nad2 codes for MFNLFLAVSPEIFIINATSILLIHGVVFSTSKKYDYPPLASNVGWLGLLSVLITLLLLAAGAPLLTIAHLFWNNLFRRDNFTYFCQIFLLLSTAGTISMCFDSSDQERFDAFEFIVLIPLPTCGMLFMISAHDLIAMYLAIEPQSLCFYVIAASKRKSEFSTEAGLKYLILGAFSSGILLFGCSMIYGSTGATHFDQLAKILTGYEITGARSSGIFMGILSIAVGFLFKITAVPFHMWAPDIYEGSPTPVTAFLSIAPKISISANILRVSIYGSYGATLQQIFFFCSIASMILGALAAMAQTKVKRPLAHSSIGHVGYIRTGFSCGTIEGIQSLLIGIFIYALMTMDAFAIVSALRQTRVKYIADLGALAKTNPISAITFSITMFSYAGIPPLAGFCSKFYLFFAALGCGAYFLAPVGVVTSVIGRFYYIRLVKRMFFDTPRTWILYEPMDRNKSLLLAMTSFFITSSLLYPSPLFSVTHQMALSSYL; via the exons TTGTTCCATGATCTATGGGTCTACTGGAGCTACCCACTTCGATCAATTAGCCAAGATTTTGACCGGATACGAAATCACTGGTGCTCGATCTAGTGGTATTTTTATGGGGATTCTATCTATCGCTGTAGGATTCCTATTCAAGATCACTGCAGTTCCTTTTC ATATGTGGGCACCAGATATCTATGAGGGTTCACCCACCCCGGTTACAGCATTCCTTTCTATTGCGCCTAAAATCTCTATTTCTGCTAATATTTTACGTGTTTCTATTTATGGTTCCTATGGAGCTACATTGCAACAAATCTTCTTTTTCTGCAGCATTGCTTCTATGATCTTAGGAGCACTGGCCGCCATGGCCCAAACGAAAGTCAAAAGACCTCTAGCTCATAGTTCAATTGGACATGTAGGTTATATTCGTACTGGTTTCTCATGTGGAACCATAGAAGGAATTCAATCACTACTAATTGGTATCTTTATTTATGCATTAATGACGATGGATGCATTCGCCATAGTTTCAGCATTACGGCAAACCCGTGTCAAATATATAGCGGATTTGGGCGCTCTAGCCAAAACGAATCCTATTTCGGCTATTACCTTCTCCATTACTATGTTCTCATACGCAGGAATACCCCCGTTAGCCGGCTTTTGTAGCAAATTCTATTTGTTCTTCGCCGCTTTGGGTTGTGGGGCTTACTTCCTAGCCCCAGTGGGAGTAGTGACTAGCGTTATAGGTCGTT TTTATTATATACGCTTAGTGAAAAGAATGTTTTTTGATACACCTAGGACATGGATTCTATATGAACCAATGGATCGTAATAAGTCGTTACTACTAGCAATGACTTCCTTTTTCATTACTTCATCCTTGCTATACCCCTCTCCTTTGTTCTCAGTTACTCATCAAATGGCACTCAGTTCATATCTTTAA CCAAACAATAATATTCCAGAGGAAAATGCACCTAAGATCAAATATTTCAAGCCGGCTTCCGTGGAAAATTCAGACTTTCTTTTTGATGCTGCGATTACATAAAAACATAAACTTTGAGGCTCAATAGCTAAATACATGGCAATTAAATCATGAGCCGAGATCATAAAGAGCATACCGCAAGTAGGAAGTGGAATTAATACAATGAATTCAAAAGCATCAAACCTCTCTTGGTCGGAAGAATCGAAACACATCGAAATGGTACCAGCCGTACTTAATAATAGAAAGATTTGGCAGAAATATGTAAAATTGTCCCTCCTAAAAAGATTATTCCAGAATAAATGGGCAATAGTTAGGAGAGGTGCGCCAGCGGCGAGCAGAAGCAAGGTTATTAG AACACTAAGTAATCCAAGCCAACCCACATTACTGGCTAACGGCGGATAATCATATTTCTTAGAGGTACTAAATACAACTCCATGAATGAGCAAAATGGAGGTTGCATTAATGATAAAGATCTCTGGGGAAACCGCTAAAAAAAGATTGAACAT
- the ccmC gene encoding ccmC — protein MSVPLLQPSFLMSKTRSYAQILIGSWLFLTAMAIHLSLGVAPLDLQQGGNSRILYVHVPAARMSIIVYIATAINTFLFLLTKHPLYLRSSGTGIEMGAFFTLFTLVTGGFRGRPMWGTFWVWDARLTSVFISFLIYLGALRFQKLPVEPASISIRAGPIDIPIIKSSVNWWNTSHQPGSISRSGTSIHVPMPIPILSNFANFPFSTRILFVLETRLPIPSFLESPITEEIEAREGIPKPSSLACIHG, from the coding sequence ATGTCCGTTCCGTTATTACAACCTTCTTTTTTGATGTCAAAGACCAGAAGCTACGCGCAAATTCTCATTGGGTCTTGGTTGTTCTTAACAGCGATGGCTATTCATTTAAGTCTTGGGGTAGCACCACTAGATCTTCAACAAGGTGGAAATTCTCGTATTCTCTATGTACATGTTCCTGCGGCTCGGATGAGTATTATTGTTTATATCGCCACGGCTATAAACACTTTCTTGTTCCTATTAACAAAACATCCCCTTTATCTTCGCTCTTCCGGAACCGGTATAGAAATGGGTGCTTTTTTTACGTTGTTTACCTTAGTTACTGGGGGGTTTCGGGGAAGACCAATGTGGGGGACCTTTTGGGTGTGGGATGCTCGTTTGACCTCTGTATTCATCTCGTTTCTTATTTACCTGGGTGCACTGCGTTTTCAAAAGCTTCCTGTCGAACCGGCTTCTATTTCAATTCGTGCTGGACCGATCGATATACCAATAATAAAGTCTTCAGTCAACTGGTGGAATACATCGCATCAACCTGGGAGCATTAGCCGATCTGGTACATCAATACATGTTCCTATGCCCATTCCAATCTTGTCTAACTTTGCTAACTTCCCCTTCTCAACCCGTATCTTGTTTGTTCTGGAAACACGTCTTCCTATTCCATCTTTTCTCGAATCTCCTATAACGGAAGAAATTGAAGCTCGAGAAGGAATACCAAAACCTAGTTCACTCGCTTGCATCCATGGCTGA
- the rps4 gene encoding rps4, translating to MWLLKKLIQRDIDMSPLRFQTCRLLSGNVRNRELTIIQRRILRRLRNRKRSIKKRKIYPKKYLTSYIQLQTTRKLPLFHGDLPITEMHRGTKRTSYIPFPLNPETRFDVIPLRLHFLETIPQARQPISHRRVCVNKGMVSITHLKLSHGDIISFQENNAIIRGEEIRRSFYKEISVEKIIGKLLHQPLRMWRRSKTEWFHLLKTKRGCRLLLKSRFLQQLRSSMQEEDLERTKKFGSEKVCLGSSFAEHKRMKRNLLKSLFLSKRRKEKNLNLPTRTISPIVYNSSLSLYSNSTYCFASPHKLTMKRRIKRIELPTHYSEVNHRTPKAVVSYGPNIGHIPHDIRLKDPNLPLRSRNGRGQNI from the coding sequence ATGTGGCTGCTTAAAAAACTGATTCAACGAGATATAGATATGTCCCCATTAAGATTTCAAACTTGTCGTCTACTTTCAGGAAATGTTCGGAACAGAGAACTGACAATAATACAACGTCGCATTCTCCGAAGATTGAGGAACAGGAAGAGATCTATTAAGAAGAGAAAGATTTATCCGAAAAAATATCTTACCAGTTACATACAATTACAAACTACACGAAAGTTGCCCCTTTTTCATGGGGATTTACCCATCACAGAGATGCACAGAGGAACAAAACGAACTTCATATATCCCTTTTCCACTCAATCCAGAAACAAGATTTGACGTTATTCCGCTTCGTCTCCATTTTCTTGAAACTATTCCTCAAGCAAGGCAGCCGATAAGTCATCGAAGGGTTTGTGTGAATAAAGGAATGGTAAGCATTACTCATTTGAAACTTTCCCACGGTGATATAATATCTTTTCAAGAAAATAACGCGATAATACGCGGTGAAGAAATAAGGAGATCTTTCTATAAAGAAATTTCAGTTGAAAAAATCATAGGCAAATTACTGCATCAACCGCTAAGAATGTGGAGAAGAAGCAAAACTGAATGGTTCCACCTACTCAAAACTAAGAGGGGATGCCGCCTACTACTAAAATCCCGGTTTTTGCAACAGTTGCGTTCTTCTATGCAAGAAGAAGACTTAGAAAGAACAAAGAAGTTTGGATCCGAAAAAGTATGCTTAGGAAGTTCCTTCGCTGAGCACAAGAGAATGAAGAGGAATTTGTTAAAATCCCTATTCTTATCGAAGAGAAGGAAGGAGAAAAACCTAAATCTTCCTACTCGAACAATCAGTCCTATAGTTTACAACTCTTCTTTATCTTTATATAGTAATTCGACCTATTGCTTCGCATCCCCCCATAAGTTGACTATGAAGAGAAGAATCAAAAGGATCGAACTACCTACTCATTATTCGGAGGTTAATCATAGAACACCAAAAGCTGTGGTATCTTATGGACCTAACATAGGTCATATCCCTCACGACATAAGATTAAAAGATCCAAACCTTCCTCTTCGGAGCAGAAACGGACGTGGCCAAAACATATAA
- the orf101e gene encoding orf101e codes for MRLPDRRVDFHQSIGLDLIIHGHKSDSSPSGNTVFMVVPVRIYVDGAFGSHPRFSIQSSYLLFPALEAFDLCFALVRERGREACVRFLGWISLALFSLSPR; via the coding sequence ATGAGGCTACCTGATCGTCGAGTCGACTTCCATCAATCAATTGGATTGGATCTTATTATCCATGGTCATAAATCTGATTCTTCACCCAGTGGGAACACAGTCTTCATGGTGGTACCAGTGCGTATATATGTAGATGGGGCCTTCGGCTCCCACCCTCGATTTTCCATCCAATCTTCCTATCTTCTTTTCCCTGCTTTGGAAGCATTCGATCTCTGCTTCGCCCTCGTCAGAGAAAGGGGGCGAGAAGCCTGCGTGCGATTCCTGGGTTGGATATCCCTGGCTCTCTTCTCTCTGAGTCCCCGCTAG
- the cox2-1 gene encoding cox2-1: protein MIVLKWLFLTISPCDAAEPWQLGSQDAATPIMQGIIDLHHDIFFFLILILVFVLWILVRALWHFHYKENAIPQRIVHGTTIEILRTIFPSLISMFIAIPSFALLYSMDEVVVDPAITIKAIGHQWYWTYEYSDYNSSDEQSLTFDSYMIPEEDLELGQSRLLEVDNRVVVPAKTHLRIIVTSADVPHSWAVPSSGVKCDAVPGRLNQISILVQREGVYYGQCSEICGTNHAFTPIVVEAVPRKDYGSRVSNQLIPQTGEA, encoded by the exons ATGATTGTTCTAAAATGGTTATTCCTCACAATTTCTCCTTGTGATGCAGCGGAACCATGGCAATTAGGATCTCAAGACGCAGCTACACCTATAATGCAAGGAATAATAGACTTACATCACGATATCTTTTTCTTCCTCATTCTGATTTTGGTTTTCGTATTATGGATCTTGGTTCGCGCTTTATGGCATTTCCACTATAAAGAAAATGCAATCCCGCAAAGGATTGTTCATGGAACTACTATCGAGATTCTTCGGACCATCTTTCCTAGTCTCATCTCGATGTTCATTGCTATACCATCATTTGCTCTCTTATACTCAATGGACGAGGTAGTAGTAGATCCAGCCATTACTATCAAAGCTATTGGACATCAATGGTATTGGACTTATGAGTATTCTGACTATAACAGTTCCGATGAGCAGTCACTCACTTTTGACAGTTATATGATTCCAGAAGAAGATCTAGAATTGGGTCAATCACGTTTATTAGAAGTGGACAATAGAGTGGTTGTACCAGCCAAAACTCATCTACGTATTATTGTAACATCTGCTGATGTACCTCATAGTTGGGCTGTACCTTCCTCAGGTGTCAAATGTGATGCTGTACCTGGTCGTTTAAATCAAATCTCTATTTTGGTACAACGAGAAGGAGTTTACTATGGTCAGTGCAGTGAGATTTGTGGAACTAATCATGCCTTTACGC CTATCGTCGTAGAAGCTGTTCCTAGGAAAGATTATGGTTCTCGGGTATCCAATCAATTAATCCCCCAAACCGGGGAAGCTTAA
- the cob gene encoding cob codes for MTIRNQRFSLLKQPISSTLNQHLVDYPTPSNLSYWWGFGPLAGICLVIQIVTGVFLAMHYTPHVDLAFNSVEHIMRDVEGGWLLRYMHANGASMFLIVVYLHIFRGLYHASYSSPREFVWCLGVVIFLLMIVTAFIGYVLPWGQMSFWGATVITSLASAIPVVGDTIVTWLWGGFSVDNATLNRFFSLHHLLPFILVGASLLHLAALHQYGSNNPLGVHSEMDKIAFYPYFYVKDLVGWVAFAIFFSIWIFYAPNVLGHPDNYIPANPMSTPPHIVPEWYFLPIHAILRSIPDKAGGVAAIAPVFICLLALPFFKSMYVRSSSFRPIHQGMFWLLLADCLLLGWIGCQPVEAPFVTIGQISPLVFFLFFAITPILGRVGRGIPNSYTDETDHT; via the coding sequence ATGACTATAAGGAACCAACGATTCTCTCTTCTTAAACAACCTATATCCTCCACACTTAATCAGCATTTAGTAGATTATCCAACCCCGAGCAATCTTAGTTATTGGTGGGGGTTCGGTCCGTTAGCTGGTATTTGTTTAGTCATTCAGATAGTGACTGGCGTTTTTTTAGCTATGCATTACACACCTCATGTGGATTTAGCTTTCAACAGCGTAGAACACATTATGAGAGATGTTGAAGGGGGCTGGTTGCTCCGTTATATGCATGCTAATGGGGCAAGTATGTTTCTTATTGTGGTTTACCTTCATATTTTTCGTGGTCTATATCATGCGAGTTATAGCAGTCCTAGGGAATTTGTTTGGTGTCTTGGAGTTGTAATCTTCCTATTAATGATTGTGACAGCTTTTATAGGATATGTACTACCTTGGGGTCAGATGAGCTTTTGGGGAGCTACAGTAATTACAAGCTTAGCTAGCGCCATACCTGTAGTAGGAGATACCATAGTGACTTGGCTTTGGGGTGGTTTCTCCGTGGACAATGCCACCTTAAATCGTTTTTTTAGTCTTCATCATTTACTCCCCTTTATTTTAGTAGGCGCCAGTCTTCTTCATCTGGCCGCATTGCATCAATATGGATCAAATAATCCATTGGGTGTACATTCTGAGATGGATAAAATAGCTTTTTACCCTTATTTTTATGTCAAGGATCTAGTTGGTTGGGTAGCTTTTGCTATCTTTTTTTCTATTTGGATTTTTTATGCTCCTAATGTTTTGGGACATCCCGACAATTATATACCTGCTAATCCGATGTCCACCCCGCCTCATATTGTGCCGGAATGGTATTTCCTACCGATCCATGCCATTCTTCGTAGTATACCTGACAAAGCGGGAGGTGTAGCCGCAATAGCACCAGTTTTTATATGTCTCTTGGCTTTACCTTTTTTTAAAAGTATGTATGTGCGTAGTTCAAGTTTTCGACCGATTCACCAAGGAATGTTTTGGTTGCTTTTGGCGGATTGCTTACTACTAGGTTGGATCGGATGTCAACCTGTGGAAGCACCATTTGTTACTATTGGACAAATTTCTCCTTTGGTTTTCTTCTTGTTCTTTGCCATAACGCCCATTCTGGGACGAGTTGGAAGAGGAATTCCTAATTCTTACACGGATGAGACTGATCACACCTGA
- the rps14 gene encoding rps14 has translation MSEKQNSRDHKRRLLAAKFELRRKLYKAFCKDPDLPSDMRDKHRYKLSKLPRNSSFARVRNRCISTGRPRSVSEFFRIYRIVFRGLASRGSLMGIKKSSW, from the coding sequence ATGTCGGAGAAGCAAAATAGTAGAGATCACAAACGTAGATTGCTCGCGGCTAAATTTGAATTGAGACGAAAGCTTTATAAAGCCTTTTGTAAAGATCCCGATCTTCCTAGTGATATGCGGGACAAACATCGTTATAAGTTGTCCAAGTTGCCAAGAAATAGTTCCTTTGCACGAGTAAGAAACCGATGTATTTCCACGGGTCGCCCTCGTTCTGTATCTGAGTTCTTTCGAATTTATCGTATCGTTTTTCGTGGATTAGCATCTCGAGGTTCTTTGATGGGCATAAAGAAATCGTCTTGGTAG
- the rpl5 gene encoding rpl5, with amino-acid sequence MFPLNFHYEDVSRQDPLLKPNHANVMEVPGSCEIRVVPKAPYNFIIKNGKLAMEIPRGQKFIQTQRGSTGKSFRSNPFLGSNKDKGYVSDLARQSTLRGHGMSNFSVRISTVMSLLDFPVEIRKNSIQFSMETEFCEFSPELEDHFEIFEHIRGFNVTIVTSANTQDETLPLWSGFLQKDEGETQ; translated from the coding sequence ATGTTTCCACTCAATTTTCATTACGAAGATGTATCACGTCAAGATCCGTTGCTCAAACCGAATCACGCCAACGTTATGGAAGTTCCTGGATCGTGTGAAATAAGAGTAGTACCAAAGGCACCCTATAATTTCATAATAAAAAATGGAAAATTGGCTATGGAGATTCCGCGCGGTCAGAAATTCATACAGACACAAAGGGGTTCGACAGGAAAGTCCTTTCGATCTAATCCATTCTTGGGGTCAAATAAAGACAAAGGATATGTAAGTGACCTAGCACGACAAAGCACTCTCCGAGGGCATGGAATGTCTAATTTTTCGGTCAGAATCTCGACAGTAATGTCTCTGTTAGATTTTCCGGTCGAAATACGGAAAAACTCCATTCAATTCTCGATGGAAACGGAGTTTTGCGAATTCTCCCCGGAACTGGAAGATCATTTCGAGATCTTCGAACATATTAGAGGGTTCAATGTGACTATTGTCACTTCGGCCAACACACAAGATGAGACTTTACCACTGTGGAGCGGCTTTTTGCAAAAAGATGAGGGGGAAACTCAGTAA
- the orf101f gene encoding orf101f, whose amino-acid sequence MLYKAQLPFHFLCYRLLSFFLFKSIKDRRDLSFRLSRTSHLVCPSSLFMLLTLSFVLLLILVFVSWILVRALWHFPPLRHPHDAKSFSCARFFFFFFFFKK is encoded by the coding sequence ATGTTATATAAAGCACAGCTGCCATTTCATTTCCTTTGCTACCGGCTTCTTTCTTTCTTTTTGTTCAAATCAATCAAGGATCGAAGAGATCTATCTTTCCGGCTTAGCCGAACTTCTCACCTGGTATGTCCTAGTTCTTTGTTCATGCTGCTAACTCTGAGTTTTGTCCTACTTCTGATTTTGGTTTTCGTATCATGGATCTTGGTTCGCGCTTTATGGCATTTTCCCCCTCTCCGTCATCCACATGATGCTAAATCTTTCTCGTGCGCCCGCTTCTTCTTCTTCTTCTTCTTCTTCAAGAAATAA
- the rps3 gene encoding rps3 encodes MARKGNPISVRLGKNRSSDSSRFSEYYYGKFVYQDVNLRSYFGSIRPPTRLTFGFRLGRCILLHFPKRTFIHFFLPRRPRRLKRREKTRPGKEKGRWWTTFGKAGPIGCLRDDTEEERNEVRGRGARKRVESIRLDDRKKQNEIRGWPKKKQRYGYHDRSPSIKKNLSKSLRISGAFKHPKYAGVVNDIAFLIENDDSFRKTKLFKFFFPKKSRSDGPTSYLRTLPAVRPSLNFLVMQYFFNTKNQMNFDPVVVLNHFVAPGAAEPSTMGRANAQGRSLQKRIRSRIAFFVESSTSEKKCLAEAKNRLTHFIRLANDLRFAGTTKTTISLFPFFGATFFFLRDGVGVYNNLDAREQLLNQLRVKCWNLLGKDKVMELIEKFKNLGGIEELIKVIDMMIEIILRKRGIPYRYNSYFYEVKKMRSFLSNRTNTKTLIESVKIKSVYQSASLIAQDISFQLKNKRRSFHSIFAKIVKEIPKRVEGIRICFSGRLKDAAEKAQTKCYKHRKTSRNVFNQKIDYAPAEVSTRYGISGVKVWISYSQKKGGRAISETYEI; translated from the exons ATGGCACGAAAAGGAAATCCGATTTCGGTAAGACTTGGAAAAAATCGTAGTTCAGATTCAAGTCGGTTCAGTGAG TATTATTATGGTAAATTTGTGTATCAAGATGTCAATCTGAGATCTTATTTCGGTTCGATACGTCCACCTACGAGACTCACCTTTGGCTTTCGTCTCGGTAGGTGTATTCTTCTACATTTTCCTAAAAGAACATTCATTCATTTCTTTCTTCCCCGTCGACCACGACGACTGAAACGACGTGAAAAAACTAGACCCGGAAAGGAGAAGGGCCGGTGGTGGACGACATTCGGGAAAGCCGGGCCGATCGGGTGTCTTCGCGACGATACAGAAGAAGAACGAAACGAAGTGAGAGGCCGGGGGGCAAGGAAAAGAGTCGAGTCGATCAGGCTCGACGACCGAAAGAAGCAAAACGAAATCCGGGGGTGGCCGAAAAAAAAACAACGCTATGGATACCATGACCGATCACCATCGATAAAGAAGAATCTTTCTAAATCACTTCGGATCAGCGGGGCCTTCAAGCATCCGAAATACGCCGGGGTTGTAAATGACATAGCGTTCCTGATAGAAAATGACGACTCCTTCAGAAAAACGAAGTTATTCAAGTTCTTTTTCCCAAAGAAGTCCCGCTCCGACGGCCCGACGAGTTATCTACGGACCCTCCCTGCAGTGCGCCCCTCCTTGAATTTTTTGGTCATGCAATACTTTTTTAATACAAAGAACCAAATGAATTTCGACCCCGTCGTAGTTCTCAATCATTTCGTGGCACCGGGCGCGGCTGAACCATCTACGATGGGGAGAGCGAATGCACAGGGAAGAAGCTTACAGAAGAGAATACGTTCTCGTATCGCTTTTTTTGTAGAAAGCTCGACCAGCGAGAAAAAGTGTTTGGCCGAAGCCAAAAATAGGTTGACCCACTTCATTCGCTTGGCGAATGATCTTCGCTTCGCGGGAACAACTAAAACCACCATCTCGCTCTTTCCATTCTTCGGTGCTACCTTTTTCTTTCTAAGAGATGGGGTTGGGGTGTATAATAACCTTGATGCCCGGGAACAACTACTCAATCAATTAAGGGTCAAATGTTGGAACCTTTTGGGTAAGGATAAGGTAATGGAATTGATAGAGAAATTCAAAAACCTAGGTGGGATAGAAGAATTGATAAAGGTAATAGATATGATGATAGAAATCATACTGAGAAAGAGAGGAATTCCGTATAGGTACAACTCTTATTTTTACGAAGTAAAAAAAATGCGATCTTTCTTGTCTAATAGAACAAACACTAAGACCTTAATTGAGTCAGTCAAAATAAAATCTGTTTATCAAAGCGCTTCTCTGATTGCTCAAGACATCTCTTTTCAACTGAAGAACAAAAGAAGATCATTTCATTCCATTTTTGCTAAAATAGTGAAGGAGATTCCAAAAAGGGTGGAGGGAATCCGTATATGTTTTTCCGGTCGATTAAAAGACGCAGCAGAAAAAGCTCAAACTAAATGCTATAAGCATAGAAAAACTTCTCGTAATGTATTTAACCAGAAAATCGATTATGCTCCTGCGGAAGTATCTACTCGTTACGGAATCTCAGGTGTCAAAGTGTGGATTTCATATAGTCAAAAAAAAGGGGGACGTGCTATATCCGAAACGTACGAAATATAG
- the rpl16 gene encoding rpl16, with product MYLTRKSIMLLRKYLLVTESQVSKCGFHIVKKKGDVLYPKRTKYSKYRKGRCSRGCKPDGTKLGFGRYGTKSCKAGRLSYRAIEAARRAIIGHFHRAMSGQFRRNGKIWVRVFADLPITGKPTEVRMGRGKGNPTGWIARVSTGQIPFEMDGVSLANARQAATLAAHKPCSSTKFVQWS from the coding sequence ATGTATTTAACCAGAAAATCGATTATGCTCCTGCGGAAGTATCTACTCGTTACGGAATCTCAGGTGTCAAAGTGTGGATTTCATATAGTCAAAAAAAAGGGGGACGTGCTATATCCGAAACGTACGAAATATAGTAAATATCGTAAAGGCAGATGTAGTAGGGGTTGCAAACCGGATGGTACAAAACTGGGTTTTGGAAGATATGGCACTAAAAGTTGTAAAGCTGGTCGTCTTTCATATCGAGCCATTGAAGCAGCGCGTCGGGCTATAATCGGACACTTCCATCGTGCTATGAGCGGACAATTCCGAAGAAATGGTAAGATATGGGTAAGAGTTTTCGCGGATCTCCCTATTACCGGGAAACCTACAGAAGTAAGAATGGGAAGAGGAAAAGGAAATCCTACGGGTTGGATTGCTCGTGTGTCCACGGGACAAATCCCATTTGAAATGGATGGTGTGAGTTTGGCAAATGCTCGACAAGCCGCTACATTAGCGGCTCATAAACCATGTTCGTCAACCAAGTTTGTTCAGTGGTCGTAA